A window of Limosilactobacillus sp. WILCCON 0051 genomic DNA:
AATTCCTGCCGCGTGCCATCTTTTTTGATTACTAAAAGCGGCGTTTCCTCATAGCGCTCAAAAGTAGTAAAGCGAAAGCCACAGGTTGCACATTCGCGGCGGCGACGAATACAGGTGCCATCTTCACTGGGACGACTGTCAACCACGCGTGATCCGTTATGATGGCAGTGTGGACATTGCATACCGAATTCCTCCTGTCAATAGGTTATGCATTTATCTTATCACACTTGCGATCATTTTTGCTGACTTACTCGTTCAACCAGTCTTGCCACTTGAAGACGCGTTTGTGCAAGCGAGCCATTGTTGTCGATTATCACATCGGCACGCCGCATTTTTTCTTCTAAAGGCATCTGAGCATTGATTCTTTTCAAAGCAGCGGCTTTAGTACAATGATCTCGTTTCATCAACCGCTCAAGCTGCGTTTTGCGATCAACGACTGCCAAAACGGTCAGATCGCATTCCTGATCCAGCCCAGTTTCAAACAGCAACGGCACATCTAAAACCACCACGGGCAGCCCTTGTTTTTTAAAGCCGGCCAGCTGTTTATCGATTGCTGCCATAATCAGAGGATGCTCGATTTGATCCAGATCGCTGAGGCTTTTGGGATCATCAAAAACCACGCTGCCCAGCGCCGCGCGATCAAGCGTGCCATCAGGCTGAAGCACTTGGCTGCCAAAGCGGCTTATGATCTGTGCCAGGCCAAGACTGCCAGGCATAACGACTTGACGGGCTGTCTGATCGGCATCAATTACCGGCCAGCCGACTTCTTTAAAGATATTGCTGATGGTTGACTTACCGCTTGCAATCCCGCCCGTCAGACCGATTACCCTAGTCATTTCTGATCACCTGCCCAAGCCTGACAATGAGGACAAAAAGTCGTGCCACGCTGAGCTACCTTGATCTTAACCAGTTTATGTCCGCATCGTTCGCATTTCTCGCCGCCGCGACCATAAACTTCCAGCTGATTTTGAAAGGCGCCAGCTTCACCAAAGGCATTCATAAACGTATGCACGGTTGTCCCCTTGTATTTAGTCGCCTTGGCAATCTCTTTGATGATATTGTCATGCAGCGTCTGAATCTGCTCGTCGGTCAGCGTATTAGCCGGCTGTTCGGGATTAATGCGGCTCTGCCAAAGAACCTCGTCGCAATAAATATTACCCAGTCCGGCAACGTGATCCTGATTTAGTAAAAACGGCTTGATTTTACTGCGGCTCTTTTTCAGAATTCGTTTAAAATAGTCAACCTTAAAGTCTTTGGCAGTTGGTTCTGGTCCCATAGTCTTTAAGCCGCCGACCTGCATCTCTTCACCGGTTTTAACCAAGCGCATGCGGCCAAACTTGCGCGTGTCGCGATAGCAAAGCTCCGTACCATCCGTAAAATGGAAAACTACATGCGTATGCTTGTCGATTGGACCATCATTGAGCTGGCGATAATAGCTGCCTTCCATCCGCAAATGTGAAACCATGGTCAGATCATTGGTAAAGCGAAACAACAGATACTTGCCCCGCCGATCAATCCGTTCAATCGTCTGACCAATCAAGGCTTGCCGAAACTCATCGATGTCGTTTTCAATCGTTTTCCCATAGTAAATGTCAATCCCTTGAATCTTACGGCCCGCGGCAATATTCATCAACCCTCGGCGTACGGTCTCTACTTCTGGCATCTCTGGCATTTGATCGTCCTCGTTTCTTTTAGAATCATTATCGATTATAGTTGATTTTCAGTTTTCAACCAATTTTTTGCTCAAAACGCATTCCAAAGCAAAAGCCGCGGCTAGCCTTGACTGCCACGGCCTAAAGCTTTATTTATTTTTTCAGATCATACCAGGTGTCGCCATACTTGCTTTCAACCTTTAGCGGTACGTCCAGCTTGAAGGCCGAATCCATAACCTGCGGCACCAGTTTTTCCAAAGTTGGAATCTCGGCAGCTGGCGCCTCAAAGACCAGTTCGTCATGAATCTGTAAAAGCATCCGCGCTTTAAGATCATGAGCCCGCAGCATCTTGTCCATATTGATCATGGCAATCTTGATGATATCGGCCGCGCTGCCTTGAATTGGCGTGTTCATCGCGGTTCGTTCGGCAAATGAGCGCTTGGCAAAATTCTTGGAATGGATATCGTCCAAATAGCGCCGCCGATGCGTCAGTGTTTCGACATAGCCCTTTTCGTGAGCCGATTTGACGATTTCCGTAACGTATTTCTTGACGCCAGGAAATTCCTCAAAGTAGCTTTCGATAAATTCATGGGCCTGCTTGCGCGTAACGTGAATGCTTTGTGAAAGGCCATAGTCGCTAATGCCGTAAACGATCCCGAAATTGACCGCTTTGGCATGACGACGCATATCAGGCGTAACCTCTTCGCCCGGCAGCAGATGAAAAATGCGTCGTGCCGTACTTTCGTGAATGTCCTTGCCATCAATAAAATCCTGCTGCAGGTTCTTGTCGCCGGTAATATGAGCCAAAACCCGCAGCTCAATCTGTGAGTAGTCAGAAGAAAAAATCTTCCAGCCCGGCTCGCTTGGCACGAACGCTCGCCGAATCTGACGACCTTCTTCCAAGCGTACCGGAATATTCTGCAGGTTTGGATCAACTGAAGACAAGCGGCCGGTTGCCGTCAGCGTCTGCAGATAGCGGGTATGGATCTTTTGGTCGCTGCTGTGGATAACTTTCAGCAGTCCTTCGATATAAGTCGACTGCAGCTTGGCAATCTGCCGATACTCCAAGATATGACCAATAATCGGCGAATAACCCTGCAGCTTTTCTAAAACCGCAACGGCCGTGGAATAACCAGTACGCGTCTTTTTAATAACCGGCAGCTTCATCTTGTCAAACAGAATCTCGCCCAGCTGTTTGGTGGAGTTAATGTTAAACTCCTCACCCGCTTCTTGATAGATGATCTGCTCAATTTCGGCTAAGCGCTCCTTTAACTTGCTGCCCATCTCTTTAAGCGTCTGTGCGTTGACCTTGATGCCAGCAATCTCCATTTTAGCCAAGACATAGGTCAATGGCAGCTCGATGTCTTCATAAAGCGGCATCTGCTCATGTTCCTTAAGCTGGTCATAGATTGGGGCGCGCAGTTCGTGAATGGCCCGGGCTTTTTGCGCTAAATGAGTAAAGAAGACCTGGTCGTCAGTTGGAATTGCCCGTTTGACGCCTTTGCCATAAACCTCTTCATCGCTTTTGACGTCATAGTAGTCATGGGCGTGAGCCAGCTCGCCAAGATCATTGCTGTTATCGCTTGGATCAACCAGATAAGAAGCCAGCAGCAGATCAAACGCCACAAAATTCAGATCGATTCCCAAGCGGTGGAGGCCAACGATCTGTGCTTTGGCATTAAAAACGTCTTTTGTATATTGATCGCTGGTCAGAATCTTTTTGACTGGCGCGGTCTGCAGCAGACTTTCATCACGACTGACGAGCCATGTTTGACCATCACCAATTACAAAGCCGGCAAACGTTGAAAGATGATAGTTTTCATTCGGCATTTCCAGCTGAAAGGTTACGTGATGATCCAAATCTGCTAAAAGATCCAGATTGTCAGCCGTCAGTTCAGTATATGCGATTTCCTTTGTATCCGTGGCTTCTTCAGCACTTGGCGCAACGTTCATCTTGCTTAGAAATGACTTAAAGTTCATTTCTTGATAAAACTTGATCAGTTCTTCGGTCTGTACGCCTTGATACTTCAAATCATCCAGACCAATCGTCAGCGGAGCGTCACGCCGAATCGTGGCCAGATCCTTGCATTCACGGGCAATCTTTTCTTCATTGATCAGATTTTCTTTCCGCTTTGACTTGCGCATCTGATCAATATTTTCGTAAAGCCCATCCAGCGAGCCATATTCTTGAATCAGCTTCTGCGCGGTTTTTTCGCCGATGCCTGTAACCCCTGGATAATTGTCGGAACTGTCACCCATCAGCGCCTTCATATCGATAAACTGAGTTGGCGTCACGCCAAATTTTTCTTGAAAATGAGCCGGCGTGTACATTTCGGTCTGCGTCACGCCTTTAATCGTTACGGCAACCGTCGTCTTATCGGTTACCAGCTGCGTCAGATCCCGGTCGCCAGTTACGATCAAGGTTTCATCACCAGCCTGATCGCCGAGTCTGGCCAGGGTACCGATAATGTCGTCGGCTTCATAGTTGGCTAATTGATAGGTCTTGATTCCACAGGCATGCATCATCTCGTGCAGATATGGCAGCTGTTCAGTCAGCTCAGTCGGCGTTTTGGCCCGGCCGCCCTTGTAGTCAGCATACATTTCCGTACGAAAGGTCTGCTTGCCAGCATCAAACGCTACCAGGGCCTTATCCGGCTGATAGTTAGCCAGCACGTGATCCAGCATCAGTTTAAAGCCATAGATTGCCGCGGTATGAAGACCGTTTTGGTTGGTAAATTTGTCGATTTGATTATGCATTGCAAAAAAAGCCCGAAACGCAATGCTATTGCCATCAATCAACAACAGTTTTTCTGCCATTTAAACTACCTCGTCCTTTGTTTTCTTTCTTGATTGTAACAGACTTTCACCACTCCTGACATTTTTAGAAGCCAAATCTATCCTGATAAAAACTAAAGCTCCGCACCATTTAAGGATGTAGAGCCAATCTAAATTTTATTTAATTAGTTAGTCGCGACGATCGCTGCCCATGCCGAAAATCTGCAGCAGCTGGATGAACAGGTTGATAAAGTCCAGATACAGCTGCAAGGCTCCCATAATTGCCAGACCGGTAACTGAAACCTGATCTTGGTAGTTAAGGTAGATGTTTTTCATCTTTTGCGCATCGTAAGCCGTCAAAATTACGAAGATGATTACGGCAATGTAGGAAAAAATGTAGGTAATGGCTGGACTGTTTAAGAACATGTTGATCAAAGAGGCCAGAATCAAAGCGATCAAGGCTGCCGTAGCATGAGCCCCAAAGCGATCCAGCGAGCGTTTGGTAACCGTCCCATACAGTGCCATTACCACAAAGATCGTTGCCGATGAAACAAAGGCTGCCGTAATATCAGCGCCAGTATAGAAACCAGCCAGCAGTGCAAACTCGATCCCATACATAATCGATAGGACCATCAGCATGATAAAGCTGCCAGTTGGATTGCGCGTGGCACTAGCACTGATTCCCATTGACAGGGCAATTGGCAGCAGCAACAGCAGCCACATCATCCCCGTGTGCTGAGAAAAGTAGCCAAACACAGCAGCTCTAAAAGTCGTCATTACCAAAAACGAACTGATGGCCGAGACAAAAACCGACAGGCCGACAAAGCCGTACATCTTGGTCAAAAAGCCATTTAAGCCGGCTTCATTGACAACGCGTCTTCTTTGCTCGGGCTCTGGTGTAGAGTTGAACATAAACTCCCCTTCTTTCAATTGAATTAAGCAGTCAAACTAATTTGACCAATATTGTCTTTTATATAAAAAATGGTAGCAAATGCCACCATTTTCGACAAGTGATTTAATCATTTGCTAACAAACTCTTATACTTGTCCTCGTATTTTTCAATGTCGCCGGCTCCCATAAAGACAACAACGGCATCATGGTACGCCAAAAGCTTGTCCATGGAATCCATGTCAATGCCCTCGCTTTGCGGAATCAAGTCTTCCAGATCCTGGCTGGAGACATGACCGGCATTTTCACGAATCGAGCCAAAAATTGGCGTGACAAACGTCTTGTCAGCAGCGCTCAAAGACTGACCAAATTCTTTAAGGTAGGCCTGCAGGCGGCTGTAGGTATGCGGTTGGAAGACGGCCAGCACCTGTTTATCGGGATACTTTTGCCGTGCTGCATCAATCGTCGCCTTGATTTCGCTTGGATGATGAGCATAGTCATCGATCAGCGTCATATCGCCAACCCGACTTTCTGCAAAACGCCGCTTAACGCCGGAAAAGCTGGCCAGCCCTTTGGCAATATCAGTCAGGTCAACTTTTTCCATGTAGGCAACCGCAATTACGGCCAGGCTGTTCAAGACGCTGTGCTCACCATAAAGATGGATTTCAAACTCGCCCAGCTTCTCATCTTTAAACCAGGCTTCAAAAGTGGATCCTTGCGGCGTCCGTTGAATATTGACCGCACGGAAGTCGTCTTTTTCACTGGTACCGTAGTAATAGACTGGTACATCCAGCTGCAGCTTGCGCAGATTTTCATCATCACCCCAGGCAAAGACGGCTTTTTTGACTTGTTTGCCATACGTTTCAAACGAATCACGCACGTCATCAATATCCTTAAAGAAATCGGGATGATCAAAGTCAATATTGGTCATGATGGCGTAGTCTGGATGATAGGCCAAAAAGTGATCCCGGTATTCGTCAGCTTCAAAGACAAAGAACCGCGAGTCAGGCGTGCCAACACCTTCACCGTCTCCGATCAGATAGGTCGTTGGCGCAACTGAGCTCAAGACATGCGAAAGCAGCGCCGTCGTACTGGTCTTGCCATGGGCACCGGCAACGCCAATGCTGGTATACTGCTCAACTAATTCTTCAACCGTAGCGGGATAGCTTTGAACCTTGTCGCCCAGTTCCTTGGCCCGCACGATTTCTGGCTGGTCATCGCTAAAGGCATTTCCTTGCACGATCGTCATCCCCGGCTTGATGTTGGCTGGATCAAAATCGTGAATCTGAATGCCGGCTTGTTCCAATGGTGCCTGCGTGAAGGTTTCTTTTTCAATATCCGAGCCTTCAACATGGCAGCCGCGATCATGCAGCACCCGTGCCAAAGCAGCCATCCCGGTTCCCTTGATGCCTACAAAATAATAATTCTTTTCCATAATGCCGTTTTTCCTTTCCTTGCCGCCAACTAGGCAAACAGCTGATTGCCGCGTGCAAAGTCAAAAGCATCGCCAGCTTGACCAAAATCATCAGGCAGAATCAAGCAGCCAGGCTTTTGCGGAGCATTCTTCAAGTTCAGTTCACGAGCTGCACAGATCATCCCATTGCTTGGCACGCCAACCAAGGCACCTGGCCAGATAATCTGACCGCTTGGCATCATGGCGCCAACCTTGGCAACAACGACCTTAACGTGTTCGGCAATGTTAGGCGAGCCGCAGACAATCTGGACCTTCTGATCGCCCAAGTCAACTTGCGTAATGTGCAGATGATCCGATTTTGGATGCTTGGTCATGGATTCAACATAGCCGATAACAAACTTTGGCGTTTCATCAGCCGTTAATTTTTCATCAAAACCAGCTGCTTGAATCTTTTCATTCAGCTTTTCGACCTGATCCTTGCTTAAAAAGACCTGACCGTTTTGCTCCTTGAGTTCTGGCAATACCTCACTGGCTTTCAGAAAATTGTAGCCAAGCAGACTGCCATCCTGAGCACTGACGATCTGAACTACGCCTTGATTTTGCTTGACGTTTTGATCAGCGGCCTGACCAGTTACGACTACCAAAACATCACCCATCTCATTTGGGTTATAGCTTGAAATTAACATCAAAAATCCTTCCCTTGGCATCGCTTTGCAACGGTGCTAAAAATTCTTTTTCGCTTCGTCAAAAACTTTTGACAACCAGACTAAATTGTACCACACAACCCGCACTCATGACCCCAGTCCATCAAAAAATGGCGACTTGCCGGCCGCCATTTTTGCTTATTTTAAATTGCTCAAGAAATCCTCGACCTGCTGCTTGGTCTTGCGGTCCTTATTGACGAACCGGCCGATTTCTTGACCATCACGGTAGGCAATAAAGCTTGGAATGCCCATGACGTTTAGTTCGGTTGCCAAATCCAGATTTTCATCACGATCAACGGCATAAAACTTAAAATCGGCAAAATCTTTTTCGACTTCTGGCATGGCAGGCTTGATAAACTGGCAGTCAGGGCACCAGTCAGCAGTAAACATCAAGACGACCTGCCCTTTCAAATATTCCTGCAGCTGTTCAGCATTAACTTTAGGCAAAGCTTCCATCACAGAACACCATCCTTTTACTTATTTTATGTAAGTATAGTCTACTACAGGTTGAAAGACAATGCATAATGATCTGCCTTTGTGTTAAAATTGTTACATCCAATCTACTTTGGGTCAAAATATGGCATAGGCTAAACGAAAGAAGCGATTGAAATGAATGATTCAAATGGTTCACTTAGCCCATGGATGATCCCGCTTACCTTAGGTGCTTCCGGTATTGCGGGCTTCTTTGCCGGCAAGCTGGTGGGCAACCGACGGCGTTCCGCAAACACGATCTTAAAAATGATTACCAATGACTTTAAACGCGAAGGCACGGTTGAGGGCAGCTGGATTGATCATCAGCCGATTCCCTATCGTCAGTTTGCCGTACGGACTTTGGTATATCGCGGTGGCATCCGGCGCTTTGAAGACGATCAGCTGGTCAGCTACGAATTCTTGGCAGACGCCAGTACTGGTACGCTGCTGAAACTAAAGCGCATCGATAATTAAGCAATACAAAAGGCTGTTGGATTTCTCCAACAGCCTTTTTTTGCACCATCTATCTGAACATGATGCATGGCCGATTGTCATTCATAACTGCCGATTATGATTTAATTGGAATCTTTTGATGTAAATTGCACTATAAACTGCGGTCAAAGCAATCAATTTTTACTGAGATTGGAAACATCAATGGCGGAGTGGATGGGCATCGCATTGATGATCTAGATTTATCATTTGGCACGACAACCACTTACTCAGCCAAGCTGCACACTATCTTGACCAAATAATGACTTGTCGTATTGAAGCTTAACATTATTTAATGCGTTTATCGCTATTAATGGAGTCAGCATCTGCATCAGCGGTTGAAT
This region includes:
- a CDS encoding Bax inhibitor-1/YccA family protein, coding for MFNSTPEPEQRRRVVNEAGLNGFLTKMYGFVGLSVFVSAISSFLVMTTFRAAVFGYFSQHTGMMWLLLLLPIALSMGISASATRNPTGSFIMLMVLSIMYGIEFALLAGFYTGADITAAFVSSATIFVVMALYGTVTKRSLDRFGAHATAALIALILASLINMFLNSPAITYIFSYIAVIIFVILTAYDAQKMKNIYLNYQDQVSVTGLAIMGALQLYLDFINLFIQLLQIFGMGSDRRD
- the polA gene encoding DNA polymerase I, coding for MAEKLLLIDGNSIAFRAFFAMHNQIDKFTNQNGLHTAAIYGFKLMLDHVLANYQPDKALVAFDAGKQTFRTEMYADYKGGRAKTPTELTEQLPYLHEMMHACGIKTYQLANYEADDIIGTLARLGDQAGDETLIVTGDRDLTQLVTDKTTVAVTIKGVTQTEMYTPAHFQEKFGVTPTQFIDMKALMGDSSDNYPGVTGIGEKTAQKLIQEYGSLDGLYENIDQMRKSKRKENLINEEKIARECKDLATIRRDAPLTIGLDDLKYQGVQTEELIKFYQEMNFKSFLSKMNVAPSAEEATDTKEIAYTELTADNLDLLADLDHHVTFQLEMPNENYHLSTFAGFVIGDGQTWLVSRDESLLQTAPVKKILTSDQYTKDVFNAKAQIVGLHRLGIDLNFVAFDLLLASYLVDPSDNSNDLGELAHAHDYYDVKSDEEVYGKGVKRAIPTDDQVFFTHLAQKARAIHELRAPIYDQLKEHEQMPLYEDIELPLTYVLAKMEIAGIKVNAQTLKEMGSKLKERLAEIEQIIYQEAGEEFNINSTKQLGEILFDKMKLPVIKKTRTGYSTAVAVLEKLQGYSPIIGHILEYRQIAKLQSTYIEGLLKVIHSSDQKIHTRYLQTLTATGRLSSVDPNLQNIPVRLEEGRQIRRAFVPSEPGWKIFSSDYSQIELRVLAHITGDKNLQQDFIDGKDIHESTARRIFHLLPGEEVTPDMRRHAKAVNFGIVYGISDYGLSQSIHVTRKQAHEFIESYFEEFPGVKKYVTEIVKSAHEKGYVETLTHRRRYLDDIHSKNFAKRSFAERTAMNTPIQGSAADIIKIAMINMDKMLRAHDLKARMLLQIHDELVFEAPAAEIPTLEKLVPQVMDSAFKLDVPLKVESKYGDTWYDLKK
- the mutM gene encoding DNA-formamidopyrimidine glycosylase; this translates as MPEMPEVETVRRGLMNIAAGRKIQGIDIYYGKTIENDIDEFRQALIGQTIERIDRRGKYLLFRFTNDLTMVSHLRMEGSYYRQLNDGPIDKHTHVVFHFTDGTELCYRDTRKFGRMRLVKTGEEMQVGGLKTMGPEPTAKDFKVDYFKRILKKSRSKIKPFLLNQDHVAGLGNIYCDEVLWQSRINPEQPANTLTDEQIQTLHDNIIKEIAKATKYKGTTVHTFMNAFGEAGAFQNQLEVYGRGGEKCERCGHKLVKIKVAQRGTTFCPHCQAWAGDQK
- a CDS encoding thioredoxin family protein: MEALPKVNAEQLQEYLKGQVVLMFTADWCPDCQFIKPAMPEVEKDFADFKFYAVDRDENLDLATELNVMGIPSFIAYRDGQEIGRFVNKDRKTKQQVEDFLSNLK
- the ytpR gene encoding YtpR family tRNA-binding protein, translating into MLISSYNPNEMGDVLVVVTGQAADQNVKQNQGVVQIVSAQDGSLLGYNFLKASEVLPELKEQNGQVFLSKDQVEKLNEKIQAAGFDEKLTADETPKFVIGYVESMTKHPKSDHLHITQVDLGDQKVQIVCGSPNIAEHVKVVVAKVGAMMPSGQIIWPGALVGVPSNGMICAARELNLKNAPQKPGCLILPDDFGQAGDAFDFARGNQLFA
- the murC gene encoding UDP-N-acetylmuramate--L-alanine ligase; this encodes MMEKNYYFVGIKGTGMAALARVLHDRGCHVEGSDIEKETFTQAPLEQAGIQIHDFDPANIKPGMTIVQGNAFSDDQPEIVRAKELGDKVQSYPATVEELVEQYTSIGVAGAHGKTSTTALLSHVLSSVAPTTYLIGDGEGVGTPDSRFFVFEADEYRDHFLAYHPDYAIMTNIDFDHPDFFKDIDDVRDSFETYGKQVKKAVFAWGDDENLRKLQLDVPVYYYGTSEKDDFRAVNIQRTPQGSTFEAWFKDEKLGEFEIHLYGEHSVLNSLAVIAVAYMEKVDLTDIAKGLASFSGVKRRFAESRVGDMTLIDDYAHHPSEIKATIDAARQKYPDKQVLAVFQPHTYSRLQAYLKEFGQSLSAADKTFVTPIFGSIRENAGHVSSQDLEDLIPQSEGIDMDSMDKLLAYHDAVVVFMGAGDIEKYEDKYKSLLAND
- the coaE gene encoding dephospho-CoA kinase (Dephospho-CoA kinase (CoaE) performs the final step in coenzyme A biosynthesis.): MTRVIGLTGGIASGKSTISNIFKEVGWPVIDADQTARQVVMPGSLGLAQIISRFGSQVLQPDGTLDRAALGSVVFDDPKSLSDLDQIEHPLIMAAIDKQLAGFKKQGLPVVVLDVPLLFETGLDQECDLTVLAVVDRKTQLERLMKRDHCTKAAALKRINAQMPLEEKMRRADVIIDNNGSLAQTRLQVARLVERVSQQK